The DNA sequence GGATATATTTGATCCTTTGAggaatatttaattcaaccCAACATTCCCATTTAGATGGAGACCCAAAAGGAGCTAAATAGGTTCCTTTATTCAATTATTCGACTTGTAGGCTGATCATACCCCATTCTGAATTTTGAGTAGATAAAAGTTTGGGATACAGAACAAAAGAAATGCATAAGAGCATTGATGGGGCACACTGGAAGCATCAAGTCCATCAGTTGCCATCCTACTAATCAGGGTAGGTTCCTGAGCAGTGcctttgttattttattttttgtcaaggTGGTTTCAATCAAGATGTCCCTTTCTTGTGTTGCTTCCAACTCCAACACTTTGAGAACACAGATCCCTGTGTGCTTATTTTTGGGTTCATTTTATGCTGTTCCAGAGCTAGTTGTGTCTGGCTCAAGAGATGGGTCATTTGCTGTATGGGACACCAGATGCTCCAGAAACACCAATCAGAAATTTTGTGTACCGTAAGTTCCACATTCTCCTGTCAGTTGCTTACAGCAAAAGCACCAGCTGCATAACATGTTCTTTGATCTTTTATTTACCCCTGAATAAATGATAAATCGCTTGTTGACTTAGAAAATATGCATTGttaacaaaatatcattttctaGTTCTTTATGTTACAGCTCTGACTAGTTATGCTAATGTATCCATTGTGATTCTGAATATTTTAGGCCTATTTCTGTAATCCATGAGGCCCATACTTCTCCTGGTCGAAGACGGCCTAGGCGTGGAAAGGtttgtcttattttttcttttgaattttatttatccaaatattcaACATTTGCTCTCCAAGTGACTTCAAGTATTTCTAGGCTGAATCTAGGAGCATCACATCGGTGCTTTATCTCAAGGATGAAGTTTCTATTGCTACTGCAGGAGCAGTCGATAGGTGCCATACAAGCTCTATAAATTCTATATGATTCAGATCTACAATTATCTTGTTGATTCTTGTCTTGAGACTTCATCAATTGACTCTGGGTTCCCCCCCCCTGCTCAGTGTTATTAAGTTATGGGACTCAAGGCATCTAAAAGCTCCAGTTACTCATGCATGCCCAAATTCAGAATCGAGCGAGGTATGTGTTAATTACTCTGCAGAGtagtttccttttttttattagttaaggaaTGATTTACCTTAAAATGGAAATCTGTCTATATCTGTGGAATTTCTGATGCTTGggctatttatataaaattcttgGTTTACAAATAAACATTTGTAAGGTGAAAGACATGATGTGAAGTCCCTTCCCCATGTATTGAGATTCATTCAGAACACTAAAAAGATTGACTGGATTCAATGATTcttttataggaaaaaagatTACATGGCATATCCAGTTTGTCTCAAGATTTAAATGGAGTCTTTATTGCGGCCTCATGCATGGATCACAGGTAAACTTTGTACTCTGAGTTGAATTTCACTGTAGGATATGCAAATTGGTTGAAGCAAGTAAATGATATGACATCTGATATCCCCAAGCAAAACTGAATCTTGTGGTTTAATGATTCATTTGTAATATAGCGGCTCACATTCTGTTTCTAAAAACAAAATGTGGTTGAAtacaactaaaattaaatttgaaatacataGCCTTGATTTTGATACTTTTGTTCTTCCagaatatatctatataatgtACTTCAGCTGGAAAAGGGGCCTATGAGAACTTTCTCCGGAGGTCGGACTGATTCATTCTTTGTGAAGGTATACAGTTTGTACAATATATTGGGGTCCTTAAGACAGATATTGTCAGCTTTGTATGCTCTCAAATCTAATGTTTTGCTCTTATTACAGGCAGCAATCAGTCCTGATGCGGCTCACATACTGAGTGGTTCCAGTGATGGAAATGCCTACATATGGCAGGTTAATCTCTTTCACTATCCCCTCTTTTCCGGCTCAATGACAGTAAATTTAAGCCGACCTTATTAAAGCAGGTGAACAAACCTCAGCTGGACCCTATCACTCTGAAAAGCCATGATGGGGAAGTAACAGCAGTAGATTGGTAAGGCTTCCAAgaacatattattttgtaaattttttgagttGCCATTCGACAAAATTTAACCAAGTTTCtggtaatttatttactcCAGGTGCCCATCAGAGATGGGGAAGGTGGCCACTTGCTCAGATGATTTCACTGTAAGCATTATATTTCTGATGCCACATTCTTAGGAATCTCCACAATTTGTATGAATGAGGGATTCTCATTtctattaatcttttttaGGTTCGCCTTTGGAACATCCAAAGCAGTTGTTATTCAAATACACGATCCCCATCGTCAATGCGGAAGAGAGTAAGGGCACTTCCAAGAATGCAGAGGAGAAAACTTCTCTTGGATGAGGCCTTGTGCACAAAAAGTGATGCAGAAAGCATTCCTCATAGTGTACTGTGCAATGTTAACTCACCCCCTCCCATCAGAACGGTAGAAGTGAGTACCCCAGAATCTCAGAAGAAAAAGTTTTCAATGAGTTTTGaagtgaaagaaaatttagagaGAACTCCAGAAGCTGAAATGAAAAGCCCTTCTTCTGTTTTAAATCCTCCTTCCTCACTAAAGAGAAAGACAATCCGGGACTACTTTCCAGTTTCCTGATAAAACTTTTATAATACTTCCAGTAAATTATGACTGCTGTACAGTTGATGAATATACCTAGGTCAATGTATATGCCTGCAGACAAATTTTTCGATGCAAGGATGACATGAGAGTAAAACTTGTATTAGAGAGAGTAATAGCTATTTAAAATATCCTAGTTCTGTAACCAAAGCAATTGAATTGatcattgtatttttcaagGGAGCTGCTCCACATAATACGTTAGCATGGTGGTATTGGAATTGCAAACAGCATATTATAAGGTTTATGGTTTCATTGCATTTCATCTTACAGGTAATCTCATTTCTGAATTTATTCAGAATTTTTGTTACTTATGTTCAACTGACTGCAAGAAAGTGTTTTTCCTGCTCCTTTCCATGCCTGCTAATTTAAGAAAGTCAGGGAACTTGGTTTTCgggtccttttttttttgggccttttatataaataataataaaattaatgctCAATAATGGGCTGTCCCAGCATTGATCTGTTCTATCATTCCTAATAAAGCGAATGGAATAGTTATCATTATACAATGATGCCCCTGCAACCCCTTTTCTAAGTTGGGCATGGCATGACCATGACCATGACCCGAGGAGTAggaattaaaaaacaaaattgctgTCCCTGTGAAGATATGTACTAGCagtcttatttaaattaagttttattgaattaaatcaattataaaataagtgaaatatatttattacgtaattgattattttttttgaattgtactttaattataaaataagtacattatattaattatagaataaatgcattgtatttattgattaattaatttaaaatcgaCCAAACTCAGtattgattaaaattgccATGACATATTATTAGATCCGTCCCATCTAAAGCCCCTGCAAAATGCAGCAATTACTGATGGGACCCAATAACTCAAAACACAATAATTGAGGCCTTAACAAACATTCTATAAGTATGAATCTTTGGTGCTCAATTCTTACGCCTGTCCATCTATTTTAATGTTAAccacattaatatatattgtctaAAATTCatccatttatttaaaaacataaggGTCAAGCTACTGCATCAGTTAGGTTTTGGAGGcgaatatgttgatatatatagCTGATTGGATGTGAACAACATAGAGGGTGAGGATCCCTAATCATGAGAACCACACTTTGCACTATTCATCCATATCCGCATCTTTCTTATTGCAATTAAAACTCTTCAAAAAATTCCTaccctatatatattgtaaagtATATATTCTTGAAAGCATGCATTGCCACCAATAGATTCTTGCTTACGCACCAAActtcaacttaattaatttgaggGGACGAAAAAAGTTAGCAcactattttctttatataatacttaattaaatttaataatataagtttGCACTTGCATCTTTTAATCAGTCtatcattcaaaaaaaaaaaaaaaagaatgctTGCTGATTCTGATCAATGTCTGTCCCTTTTCGCCACTTACATTAATTCTGCATCCAAACATGAGTTGGGGAAGCCAATTATGGAACTAAGTTTGTTTAATATACTTAATCTTTGTTAAGCAGGCTAGCtaccaaattaaatatttagggCAAACTCTAGGCCggtgactatatatatatatacttattttcttcttattaGCTCTCGTAATACATATTAGCCATCGTATTACATGTCGTTCATGtgtgtataataaataattttttatactttaaaatatattataaataaatataaaatatattaattggacaGTTaagtttttacaaaatttaaaaaattgaatatattaattattttatcaattgaaaaattagtgcaataatatcaaaattgtcagtatgtatgtatatcaCCTCTTTCCATTATAACAGTATGGATGAAGCCTTACTCTATGGTATAAGGTGGTGCGGCGACACAAATATCGGCTAGCTTTATCTCCTTGTCTGTTTCGTCTGAATACTATTTGGGCACAGAATTTGtcttaaattacattattattttctgacAAATACTCATTACCCTCAACATGTCGACATGGGCATGTCGGTGAGGAACAGCTGAATCCTGAATCCTCATCATTAGTCCTCTGATGGAAAATCTTCTCGACTGAATCAATCTACATATCCATATTGACTTATGTACACTGCAAATCTGCAGGTTTTGACACACACATTAGAGGGTTCAAATGTAACAAACTCctaccaattaattaatttaaatcaagttAACACATGTAATTGGAAAAGACAGATaataatgaagaaattaagaggttttattatgtttaattacattatgggtaaattattatttgggtTAGGAATCGTCTTGTCTCGAAGGTTAGTTAGGCATAATGCAGTAGCCGAATTCTCCCACTTGTCcaactttttcaaatatatatataaaacccgttgaaaatcaatatatcaatcGTACGTATACAAAAAAGCAATTGCTTTTGACAATATGAATTCAACAAATAAAGGTACGAAAGCACGAAGAATGTTTGTAATTAACTTGAAAAATGGTCCGTctatatgatcaaattaattaattaaaataaaattaaagaatgatatatagaaaaaaatgtgtGAAACATAATGATGGATGTAAATGGAAATATTGGGAAAGCAATATAGAGATGAGATAAGTAGACCTGAGAACAGTATGAAATTTGAGTTTGTGTATTGTACATTTAATTagtgttaatttattacagTGTCAGAGTCAGCATTAATGTTTAACCACTGTGCAGCTTTATTAATTATACCCTCTGtggagagagagggagagagagttTTGCTTTACATTCcctgcagcagcagcagtagTACTGCTACTGCTACTGCACCTCCTTTACTGTGTCTTGATTTTAGGGTTTTCCTTTTTTGCACTCTTTTTCATTCAGCAACAAGAAATCATAGacttagatatatataaatggggGAGGAGTGAGATGGAGAAAAATCATGGCTCCAAACATGAGCACcttaaagaagaagaaaggagaagatatatatatgtatccatataattaaacacacacactacacacatatatatatatatatatctatatagcagcagcagcagcagcagcagcagcttagttccattttcttctgaagaaagaaaaccctTTTCTAGAAATAATTAAGGGGAAAGTAGGTTGTCTTCTTGCAGTTGGAATTGCTGGGATTTGCAAATCAAGATCCAGTTAATGAGGTATATATGCTGCACCCACCTTTCTTCACTCTCAACTTCCAATACAGATCCTTCTTTTTTTGACCTTTATCTCTTTTGCAGGACATTTTAGATGAAGCAAAGCAGGAACAATTAGGTTGCTGCATCTGTGACTTTCTCTTTTGTCatttaaggggaaaaaaaagcgTCAGATAAAAATCTACTTAATTCAAAACACGCACATATGTGTTAATTGTGTGcgtgaaatttttaatttctatttgcACTTTGCAGCACATAAAAAGGAGAAACCACACTGATTTCGGTGTATAACTACCAAATTAAGATTCCAGTGAATTTCCtgaagaatatatatacacaactCCGCTTTGATTTGTATTCCAGTTGTGttaatatatagagagagcTTCAGGGGTATTACTTGATTCCTCAAGATGATAAGCAAATAGCTTAGCTAATTATTTCGCTTCCTGCTTAAATTTTCATGGTCAGATTAAAAAACCCATTAGTCTTAGAAGGGTAAATCATATCGATCATCATCATGATTTTgcctatatatttatatgactTTCCTTCTTTAAGGATCCCCAGATCACCAGTCTTGTAATCAACTTGTTTGGTTATGTCTGGGAGAAATCAAGAATTGCACCATTTGTTTGTGAACACTAGCTAGCTtttgcataaatatatatacatggtTGAGATCAGAAGCAAGCAAAATGTGATGATTATTGATCCTTGTTCATTCATGGGGTTGATGAAATTGAACTACACATATTGTAGCTAGCAGAAGATGATGGCTTCTTCCAGTTCCAGCAGTGGCTATTCAAACCCTCCCTGCGCTGCCTGCAAGTTCCTGAGGCGAAAATGCCTGCCCGGCTGCATTTTTGCTCCCTATTTTCCTCCAGAGGAGCCCACTAAGTTCGTCAATGTACACAAAATCTTCGGCGCCAGCAACGTGAGCAAGCTGCTGAACGAGATCCCCCCTCATCAAAGAGAAGATGCTGTCAATTCTCTTGCATACGAAGCCGACGCCCGGCTCAAAGATCCTGTTTATGGCTGTGTTGGAGCCATTTCTGTTCTGCAAAGGCAAGTCCTTAACCTTCAGAAAGAACTGGACGCTACCAACGCTGATTTAATGCGTTTCGTCGGCAATGATCATAACCCGTATCATCCTGATCCTGCTCATGTTTCCATGAACCTAATCATCAACAGCAATCAGCAGAGAAGTGGTAATAGCAGTAGAAATTATGGACATGGGTTTGGGAGGAGAGTGGATTTTGGATCGGGTTCTTTCGACCCGAACTCAGGGTTTTCTCCATATTCTTCTTGCCCATGGAATACTGGGCATCCAGGGGATCAAGGGCCTGATGCAGGTGGAGATAGCTGCAGCAGCTAAGTACCACGATCATCA is a window from the Sesamum indicum cultivar Zhongzhi No. 13 linkage group LG15, S_indicum_v1.0, whole genome shotgun sequence genome containing:
- the LOC105177097 gene encoding denticleless protein homolog A isoform X2, with the protein product MIDFSPPSELSLSLSLLLLLLHLLQVSARETSKQQKKEEMETPKPQSFFQDLRLRELNGFRVRKRPYMGNDTRDFDPIGAVAVEHSGEPSPPMALSFCKTNKKAHIIALTDEGGYVTLFNTRQKFLDFSSYQENAEKAKVSEWMAHANAIFDLCWIKDDALMLTASGDQSIKVWDTEQKKCIRALMGHTGSIKSISCHPTNQELVVSGSRDGSFAVWDTRCSRNTNQKFCVPPISVIHEAHTSPGRRRPRRGKAESRSITSVLYLKDEVSIATAGAVDSVIKLWDSRHLKAPVTHACPNSESSEEKRLHGISSLSQDLNGVFIAASCMDHRIYLYNVLQLEKGPMRTFSGGRTDSFFVKAAISPDAAHILSGSSDGNAYIWQVNKPQLDPITLKSHDGEVTAVDWCPSEMGKVATCSDDFTVRLWNIQSSCYSNTRSPSSMRKRVRALPRMQRRKLLLDEALCTKSDAESIPHSVLCNVNSPPPIRTVEVSTPESQKKKFSMSFEVKENLERTPEAEMKSPSSVLNPPSSLKRKTIRDYFPVS
- the LOC105177099 gene encoding LOB domain-containing protein 25, whose product is MMASSSSSSGYSNPPCAACKFLRRKCLPGCIFAPYFPPEEPTKFVNVHKIFGASNVSKLLNEIPPHQREDAVNSLAYEADARLKDPVYGCVGAISVLQRQVLNLQKELDATNADLMRFVGNDHNPYHPDPAHVSMNLIINSNQQRSGNSSRNYGHGFGRRVDFGSGSFDPNSGFSPYSSCPWNTGHPGDQGPDAGGDSCSS